A genomic region of Papaver somniferum cultivar HN1 chromosome 7, ASM357369v1, whole genome shotgun sequence contains the following coding sequences:
- the LOC113296475 gene encoding uncharacterized protein LOC113296475, producing the protein MALVVAGMENCGGFVAILKACVLIRSRVSTALSLALPVNLGLAFLEALFQYRVVTIYHLSDKISFYMALEGLLIAYLYSLLILQETVITCIFYTNCKTELRIDGEGNSNYYYYSIKSMEENEIFTDSKYLHELP; encoded by the coding sequence ATGGCTTTGGTAGTTGCAGGAATGGAGAACTGTGGCGGGTTTGTGGCGATTCTCAAGGCATGTGTGCTGATCAGAAGCAGGGTGTCTACTGCTCTCTCTTTAGCCTTGCCTGTCAATTTGGGTCTAGCATTTCTTGAAGCTTTGTTCCAGTACCGCGTCGTAACAATTTACCATCTGTCTGATAAAATCAGCTTCTATATGGCTTTAGAGGGTCTGTTGATTGCTTATTTATACTCCCTTCTCATTCTTCAAGAAACTGTCATCACCTGCATTTTCTACACAAATTGCAAGACAGAGTTAAGAATAGACGGGGAAGGAAACTCAAACTATTATTATTACAGTATTAAGAGCATGGAGGAAAATGAAATATTCACAGACTCAAAATATTTGCATGAATTGCCTTGA